The Bradysia coprophila strain Holo2 unplaced genomic scaffold, BU_Bcop_v1 contig_732, whole genome shotgun sequence genome has a window encoding:
- the LOC119084287 gene encoding uncharacterized protein LOC119084287 — protein MVNYNYGLYIAVNAGFGALRQTLQWHTLLMLGNNCGNDPTAELFICAATTSPSTQNEGGDSGGSYFIYENGPISGTPTIIGIHYGRAVWTNGTITNLATRIGPFMGLVSAQAGITLRP, from the exons ATGGTGAATTATAATTACGGACTATACATTGCTGTGAATGCCGGATTTGGAGCTCTGCGGCAAACTCTGCAGTGGCATACGTTGCTCATGTTAGGCAACAATTGTGGTAATGATCCAACGGCGGAATTATTCATTTGCGCTGCAACAACAAGTC CTAGCACACAAAATGAAGGAGGAGATTCCG GTGGTTCCTATTTCATTTACGAAAACGGTCCTATAAGTGGAACACCAACGATTATCGGAATTCATTATGGACGAGCCGTCTGGACGAATGGTACAATCACAAACTTGGCAACGAGAATTGGACCGTTTATGGGATTGGTCAGTGCACAGGCTGGAATTACGTTGAGGCCATAG
- the LOC119084266 gene encoding putative metabolite transport protein HI_1104, which produces MLPVFKKLGFLYNSYVLAILTIGYILGELGHYLIGVTSKQTAIELDYGDHACQLNNTELTRNELPIQCKAISNATECIAQSINGTAYCEWNYNGLGIDYQLLAGPSFILVFTIVGIAMGVLADKYNRVRMLAVCTIVFAVAIILQGSVTKYWHLVVLRMIMAAGESGCNPLATGIMSDIFPEKKRALVMAIFNWGIYGGYGIAFPVGRYITKLDIGGLGWRICYYGAGALAVIVAVLTGTTLKEPTRKTIGEENANQNRKKISLWKVLLQPRVLMLAFAASIRHSGGMTFAYNADLYYNIYFPDVDLGWWLFIVTIGIGSIGVVVGGVVSDKIVAKMGIKSRVAVLAISQLIATPFAFGSVYFEPLWAMITLGISYFFAEMWFGIVFAILVEIVPLQIRSTTVGIFLFVMNNIGGNLPILVDPVAKALGYRESISIFYAGFYLISSVLFFITIFLMETSPSNEVEESTAEQPKLPRDSGHDNRMFADETGLPHLANKAHHMQQQHPHHAKYENSKL; this is translated from the exons ATGTTGCCAGTATTCAAGAAATTGGGGTTTCTTTACAATAGCTACGTACTAGCCATCTTAACAATCGGCTACATTCTGGGTGAATTGGGCCACTATCTCATTGGTGTTACATCGAAACAAACAGCCATTGAATTGGACTATGGCGATCATGCCTGTCAGTTGAATAACACAGAACTGACGAGAAATGAACTGCCTATTCAGTGCAAGGCAATAAGCAATGCAACAGA ATGCATCGCTCAAAGTATAAATGGAACGGCCTACTGTGAATGGAACTACAACGGTTTGGGTATCGACTATCAACTGTTAGCTGGTCCCAGtttcattttagtttttacAATTGTGGGAATTGCTATGGGTGTGCTAGCCGATAAGTACAATCGAGTACGAATGTTGGCCGTTTGTACAATAGTTTTTGCCGTTGCCATTATTCTACAAGGATCCGTGACAAAGTATTGGCATTTGGTAGTGCTGCGAATGATCATGGCTGCAGGTGAATCGGGCTGCAATCCGTTAGCCACTGGTATTATGAGCGACATATTTCCGGAGAAGAAACGTGCCTTGGTCATGGCTATTTTCAATTGGGGCATATACGGAGGCTATGGAATCGCCTTTCCTGTCGGTCGATATATAACGAAATTGGATATCGGTGGACTG GGTTGGAGAATTTGTTATTATGGAGCCGGTGCTCTGGCTGTAATCGTTGCAGTCCTAACTGGTACAACATTGAAGGAACCGACACGAAAAACTATCGGAGAAGAGAACGCCAATCAAAATAGGAAGAAAATCTCATTGTGGAAAGTGTTGCTGCAACCGAGAGTTCTGATGTTGGCATTCGCCGCTTCGATTAGACATAGCGGTGGCATGACGTTCGCTTACAATGCCGATCTGTACTACAACATTTATTTCCCCGATGTTGATTTGGGATGGTGGTTGTTCATCGTGACAATTGGCATTGGTAGCATTGGTGTGGTTGTGGGTGGGGTGGTATCGGATAAAATTGTAGCGAAAATGGGGATAAAATCACGAGTAGCCGTACTGGCCATCAGTCAGTTGATCGCAACGCCATTCGCTTTCGGATCAGTTTATTTCGAGCCGTTGTGGGCTATGATTACCCTCGGAATAAGCTACTTCTTTG CTGAAATGTGGTTCGGAATCGTGTTTGCCATTTTGGTTGAAATTGTTCCGCTTCAAATCAGATCGACAACCGTTGGCATTTTCTTGTTCGTGATGAACAACATTGGGGGTAATTTGCCAATTCTCGTTGATCCCGTTGCCAAAGCTCTCGGTTACCGGGAATCGATCTCAATCTTCTACGCCGGATTCTATTTGATAA GTTCGGTGCTATTTTTCATCACCATCTTCCTGATGGAAACATCGCCGTCGAATGAAGTTGAAGAAAGTACCGCTGAACAACCGAAACTACCACGTGATTCTGGTCATGACAATCGTATGTTTGCCGATGAGACTGGACTGCCACATTTGGCGAACAAAGCTCATCACATGCAACAGCAGCATCCACACCATGCCAAATACGAGAACAGTAAACTGTGA